In one window of Candidatus Falkowbacteria bacterium DNA:
- a CDS encoding glycoside hydrolase family 1 protein, producing MNNKDLKFPDGFLWGAATSAYQIEGGLINDWSEWEKSGRRLSKLKAKGLNPLDFQSGQAADSWNRMEEDIACLKKINASAYRFSIDWSRIEPEEGRFDEAALNRYASFVARLQEEEIEPFVTLWHWPIPLWLRDKGGWKSSIIIEYFKKYAERVALALPTVRFWLTLNEPDVYSARSYLNGNWPPQIINPLTYLMVNNNLIKAHRAAYSIVKEQLPNAQVGLASHNVYLESAGGPINNFICLVARWWWNFYIFDKVKNKLDFIGLNFYHHTLLKYGFPRNKNEKTNDMGWELYPEGILPVLKDLQSRYNKPIYITENGTADEDDDHRAWYVKEILKNVHQAIEEGVNVRGYLHWSLLDNFEWADGFGPRFGLFSVDRKTFERKARSSVDVYSEIAKNNFLTL from the coding sequence ATGAATAATAAAGATTTAAAATTTCCGGACGGTTTTCTGTGGGGCGCTGCAACCTCGGCTTATCAGATTGAAGGAGGATTAATTAATGATTGGAGTGAATGGGAAAAATCAGGGCGCCGACTATCTAAGCTAAAAGCAAAGGGTCTTAATCCGCTTGATTTTCAGTCAGGTCAAGCAGCTGATTCTTGGAATCGTATGGAAGAAGATATTGCCTGTCTTAAAAAAATAAACGCTAGCGCCTATCGTTTTTCAATTGATTGGTCACGCATTGAGCCAGAGGAAGGCAGATTTGATGAAGCGGCTTTGAATCGTTATGCAAGTTTTGTTGCTCGCTTACAAGAAGAAGAAATCGAACCATTTGTAACTCTATGGCATTGGCCTATTCCTTTGTGGTTGAGAGATAAGGGTGGATGGAAATCATCTATCATAATTGAATATTTTAAAAAGTATGCCGAGCGGGTTGCTTTGGCTTTACCAACAGTAAGGTTTTGGTTGACGCTAAATGAACCAGATGTTTATTCGGCGCGTAGTTATTTAAATGGTAATTGGCCACCACAAATTATAAATCCATTGACCTATCTAATGGTTAATAATAATTTGATTAAGGCTCATCGAGCTGCTTATAGCATTGTTAAAGAACAATTACCCAATGCTCAAGTTGGTCTAGCTTCGCATAATGTCTATTTAGAGTCAGCCGGTGGGCCAATTAATAACTTTATTTGTTTAGTAGCTAGATGGTGGTGGAACTTTTATATTTTTGACAAGGTTAAAAATAAGCTTGATTTTATTGGTTTAAATTTTTATCATCATACTCTGCTTAAATATGGTTTCCCGAGAAATAAAAACGAAAAAACAAATGATATGGGCTGGGAATTATACCCCGAGGGAATTTTGCCAGTCTTAAAAGATTTGCAGTCTCGATACAATAAGCCAATTTATATTACTGAAAATGGGACAGCTGATGAAGATGATGATCATCGCGCTTGGTATGTAAAAGAAATTTTAAAGAATGTTCACCAAGCAATTGAAGAGGGAGTTAATGTTCGTGGTTATCTACACTGGTCCTTGCTTGATAACTTTGAATGGGCGGATGGTTTTGGTCCAAGGTTTGGTTTATTTTCCGTTGATAGAAAAACTTTTGAACGTAAAGCTAGGTCATCAGTTGATGTCTATTCTGAAATAGCAAAAAATAATTTTTTAACCCTATAA
- the rpmF gene encoding 50S ribosomal protein L32, with translation MVQMKKRTKSSTNRRRAHLALKPKTVNKCPKCGKTIMPHRACAFCGNYRFMETVKPKAIKKKK, from the coding sequence ATGGTTCAAATGAAAAAGCGCACAAAAAGCTCTACAAATAGACGACGCGCTCACCTAGCCCTAAAACCAAAAACAGTAAATAAATGCCCTAAATGCGGTAAAACAATTATGCCTCATCGCGCATGTGCTTTTTGTGGTAACTACCGTTTTATGGAAACTGTTAAACCGAAAGCTATTAAGAAAAAGAAATAA
- the nusB gene encoding transcription antitermination factor NusB → MANRHLSRTLAMQTLFAWDFNDRQEVDIDELVKENFSQFAPSFDDHGFVRDLVKGVLEHVEDINAYIIKYATEWPLDQITIIDRNILRLGIYELVFDKNIPAKVAINEAIEMAKTFGGDSSGKFVNGVLGAIMKEMPAKDVDKQPAAEKKKKLPLS, encoded by the coding sequence ATGGCCAATCGACACTTATCAAGAACTCTAGCTATGCAAACTTTGTTTGCTTGGGATTTTAATGATCGTCAAGAAGTTGATATTGATGAATTAGTAAAAGAAAATTTTAGTCAGTTCGCTCCTAGTTTTGATGACCATGGATTTGTAAGAGATTTGGTTAAGGGTGTTCTAGAACATGTCGAAGACATTAATGCTTATATAATTAAGTACGCCACTGAATGGCCACTTGATCAGATAACTATTATTGATCGCAATATTTTACGTCTTGGTATTTATGAATTAGTGTTTGATAAAAATATTCCGGCAAAAGTTGCGATAAATGAAGCGATTGAAATGGCAAAAACATTTGGTGGTGATTCTTCGGGTAAATTTGTTAATGGTGTGCTTGGTGCAATTATGAAAGAAATGCCAGCTAAAGATGTTGACAAACAGCCAGCCGCTGAAAAAAAGAAGAAGTTGCCGCTTAGTTAA
- the rnc gene encoding ribonuclease III yields MKEFEKLQGTIHYSFKNIELLRQALTHRSYLNEHPDFKLGHNERLEFLGDAVLEIIVTEHLFNSYPQTPEGDLTDWRASLVNAKMLAAICKDIAVEENLYLSRGEEKDSNSKARQYILANAMEALIGAIYLDGGLESAKVFVHEFVISHLENILANHLYLDPKSRFQEKAQEITSITPHYKVVSEAGPDHEKIFEVGLYLNEDLIAIGRGSSKQEAQVAAAAQGLINKDWK; encoded by the coding sequence ATGAAAGAATTCGAAAAATTACAGGGGACTATTCATTATAGTTTTAAAAATATTGAGTTATTGCGCCAAGCTTTAACTCATCGTTCATATCTAAACGAACATCCAGACTTTAAACTTGGACACAATGAACGTTTAGAATTTTTAGGTGATGCAGTGCTGGAAATTATTGTCACCGAACATCTGTTCAACTCCTATCCGCAAACACCGGAAGGTGATCTAACTGATTGGCGCGCCAGTTTAGTTAACGCTAAAATGTTAGCTGCAATTTGCAAAGATATTGCTGTTGAAGAAAATCTTTATTTATCTCGTGGTGAGGAAAAAGATTCTAATTCAAAGGCTCGTCAATATATTCTGGCCAATGCCATGGAAGCTTTAATTGGAGCAATATATCTAGATGGCGGCCTAGAAAGTGCTAAAGTATTTGTCCATGAATTTGTTATTTCCCATTTAGAAAATATTTTAGCTAATCATCTTTATCTTGACCCAAAATCTCGTTTCCAAGAAAAGGCCCAGGAAATAACCAGCATTACTCCGCATTATAAGGTAGTTTCAGAAGCCGGCCCAGATCATGAAAAGATTTTTGAAGTTGGACTTTACCTTAATGAAGATTTAATCGCTATCGGTCGCGGCTCTTCTAAACAAGAGGCCCAAGTCGCGGCGGCGGCTCAGGGCTTAATTAACAAGGACTGGAAGTAA
- a CDS encoding TraR/DksA C4-type zinc finger protein: MNKELIEKIKADLLDKKAQLEKELSDFTTEGDHGFNHRTAQMPEYGSESDENAQEVEQYTTNLAADKVLEKTLADINGALKSIEDGSYGLCKYCGKEIEERRLEIRPFSSSCVSCKLNLQNNA, encoded by the coding sequence ATGAACAAAGAATTAATCGAAAAAATCAAAGCCGATCTATTGGACAAAAAAGCACAGCTTGAAAAAGAGCTGTCTGACTTTACGACCGAGGGCGATCATGGCTTTAATCACCGCACTGCTCAGATGCCTGAATATGGCAGCGAGAGCGATGAGAATGCACAGGAAGTTGAACAGTATACCACCAACCTAGCAGCCGACAAAGTTTTAGAAAAAACTTTAGCTGATATTAATGGTGCACTAAAAAGCATTGAAGATGGGTCATATGGTCTATGTAAATACTGCGGTAAAGAGATTGAAGAACGACGTCTAGAGATTAGACCATTTTCTAGCTCATGTGTAAGCTGTAAGCTTAATTTACAAAACAACGCTTAA
- the lspA gene encoding signal peptidase II, whose protein sequence is MVCLYGTIFFIIIDRLLKVLALKLGYAKVLIGPWLKFSLVKNNNAAFSLNFKFDIVWLSIIITIAALIWLNYSLKKKDYLKSLALAMLCLGAMSNIYDRFVYGAVIDYFNFANLNVFNLADILIVLAAIILLWQEFRNQKKT, encoded by the coding sequence ATGGTTTGCCTCTATGGCACCATATTTTTTATTATAATTGACCGCTTACTAAAAGTTTTAGCACTCAAACTAGGCTATGCTAAGGTTTTAATTGGGCCCTGGCTAAAATTCTCTTTGGTAAAAAATAATAATGCGGCGTTTTCCCTCAATTTTAAATTTGATATTGTTTGGCTATCAATCATCATTACCATTGCAGCATTAATTTGGTTAAATTATTCTTTGAAGAAAAAAGATTATTTAAAAAGCCTGGCCTTAGCCATGCTTTGTCTCGGTGCAATGAGTAATATTTATGATCGTTTTGTTTATGGTGCGGTGATTGATTATTTTAATTTTGCCAATCTAAATGTTTTTAATCTGGCTGACATCTTAATAGTTCTAGCGGCAATTATTTTACTGTGGCAAGAATTTAGAAATCAAAAGAAGACTTAA